The Plasmodium knowlesi strain H genome assembly, chromosome: 14 genome has a segment encoding these proteins:
- a CDS encoding homocysteine S-methyltransferase, putative: MAKEVFTLDGGKISEFERLGLGNFDFLSYPQECNKEEMVSTLESIHLSYLLAGCNVISTNTFQVNLHSLQEKGISIEEGQGIIDTYIDIAHNALLKYERIKRTTDFPLHLGMTQVEEKESSPYDHLEKFQKMRIHWGILHPNDSVDTREYVDRFDLNDDVWTGNPIRRCQDYYVAFSTGGYSSAFRDFSEYSGVLRKERKATNWGDGGGVVQPDKAVVGCRSQNQSYDIIIKTPPEVEGSLMHRQNQLPDIEMVPLSSTQRSATSTEDFPNKHFFNYGLEYYIDVRDEEIISNSKFRIDSYKRNEHKLQLFSVITSSNVREVFTLYHHLKTCGGGFEKNVVVSFYCNSNKNIGCTDYSFLDMVLTLLYLDSRNHFIKAIGVNCVNIDYVRELILPLTRCIKPDGNIDVNAYPCPNGELGRLIKTVLKDLKKNTYLGDIHFFASPNKSLNRVTYDHSRNDIQFDISQKRHKHLYNYVGDWIDVGLTGFGGCCYYNPYDISLLDYKLGRMAQMQ; this comes from the coding sequence ATGGCGAAAGAGGTGTTCACCCTGGATGGAGGGAAAATATCGGAGTTTGAACGACTGGGGTTGGGGAATTTTGACTTCCTCTCCTACCCTCAGGAGTGCAACAAAGAAGAGATGGTGAGCACGTTAGAGAGCATCCACTTGAGTTACCTGCTCGCAGGGTGTAACGTGATAAGTACGAACACCTTTCAAGTTAACCTTCACAGTTtgcaagaaaaaggaataagcatAGAGGAGGGACAAGGCATAATCGACACATACATTGACATCGCTCATAATGCTTTGCTCAAATATGAACGAATAAAACGGACCACCGACTTTCCACTTCATCTGGGGATGACCCAagtggaggagaaggagtcTTCTCCTTACGATCATCTAGAAAAGTTTCAGAAAATGAGGATCCATTGGGGGATACTTCACCCGAATGATTCTGTGGATACAAGGGAATATGTAGACAGATTCGATTTGAATGATGATGTGTGGACGGGGAACCCCATCAGGAGATGCCAAGATTACTATGTGGCATTTTCCACTGGAGGATACAGTTCAGCTTTCCGCGATTTTAGTGAATACTCTGGGGTGTTGCGGAAGGAGAGGAAGGCAACCAACTGGGGGGATGGAGGGGGAGTGGTTCAGCCCGACAAAGCCGTGGTAGGATGCAGGTCGCAGAACCAAAGTTACGATATCATAATAAAGACACCCCCCGAAGTGGAAGGATCCCTCATGCACCGACAGAACCAACTACCGGATATAGAAATGGTCCCACTTAGTAGTACACAGAGGAGTGCAACTTCCACAGAGGATTTCCCAaacaaacattttttcaattacgGTTTGGAATACTATATAGATGTACGAGacgaagaaattatttcgaATAGTAAATTCAGAATAGATTCATACAAAAGAAACGAACATAAACTTCAATTATTTTCTGTAATCACATCTTCTAACGTACGAGAAGTATTCACACTTTACCACCACCTAAAAACTTGTGGGGGAggttttgaaaaaaacgtGGTGGTAAGTTTCTACTGCAACAGTAACAAGAACATTGGTTGCACAGATTACTCGTTCCTTGACATGGTGCTGACTCTCCTGTATCTGGATTCTCGCAATCACTTTATTAAAGCTATCGGTGTAAACTGCGTAAACATAGACTACGTTCGAGAGTTGATTCTTCCTTTAACAAGGTGCATTAAGCCGGATGGTAACATCGACGTGAATGCTTATCCATGTCCAAATGGAGAGTTGGGAAGGTTAATCAAAACCGTTTTAAaggacttaaaaaaaaacacatactTGGGagatattcatttttttgcctcACCGAACAAATCCCTTAATCGAGTTACGTATGACCACTCCCGAAATGACATACAATTTGACATATCCCAGAAGAGACACAAGCATTTGTACAATTACGTTGGAGACTGGATCGACGTCGGGCTCACTGGGTTTGGGGGATGTTGCTATTATAATCCTTATGATATTTCGCTCCTGGATTACAAGTTGGGTCGGATGGCCCAGATGCAGTGA